A region of the Variovorax sp. 54 genome:
GCTGGCGGCAATGCCGCGGGCCTTTTCATTCGCGATCACGGCCTCGATGGTGGCCTGCGAGCGGCGCAGGCCTGCGGCGTCTTCCTGCACATTGAAATCGGCACCGGCAATGTCGAACCACGCCGGCATCTGGTAGCCGCTGTTCAGCGTGACCGGAATCACCGGCGCATTGGGGAACACGAAGCGCACCGGGCCCACGGCCGACAGGTCGAGTTCGCCGGCAATCGGCACGAAGTCGTTGCCGTCGGCACCCAGGCCGTGCATCAGGACCACCGTGGCGGTGGGGTTCGGGGCGGTTTCGATTTCGATGGGAGGACGGGACATGGTCGACAAAGGTATTCAGGAATGCGAATGCCCAGACCTTAGCGCATTCGGGCGACCCGGGCCGCCGCGAAACGGCCGGTTGGCTGACTTGCACCTCGCAACATCCGGGCCCCGGCTGTCCTTGCCGTCGCAAGGGGGCGCCGGATGCAACACAATGGCGTTTCGCATGAAGACCCCCACCCCGCCCCTGAAAACCTCGCCGCCCCGCCCCGCCTTCGACAGCGAGGCGCTGCTGCGCGGCAGCGGGCTGCGCGTGACGCGCGCCGCCCAGACCGTGCTCGAGTTGCTCGAACACGGCTCGCAGCCGCTGACCCACGAGGAAGTGGCCGGCGCCTACACCGCCGCCACGGGCGAGCCGCCCGACCGCGTCACGCTCTACCGCGTGCTCGACCGGCTGGTCGAAGCCGGCCTGTGCGACCGCCGCGTGGCCGCCGACCGGGTCAACCGCTTCGCACGGCACGTCGACACCGCCTCGGGCAACACCTTCGAATGCGACCAGTGCCACAAGGTGCTGGCGCTGCCCTCCGACCCCGAGCTGCCCAAGGTGATGGGCCGCCTCGGCAAGGCGCTGCGCAAACAGGGCATCGACACGCGGCACACGGCGCTCACGCTGCACGGCATGTGCGGCGACTGCGCGCGATAGCTTCATCGCGCTGCGCGTGTACGTCTCCCGGCACCACCGCCAGCCCGACCTCGGCGCGAGCCACGCGCTGATCGACGCCCATCCGCTGGGCGCCTGGGTCGTGCCCGGCACCGACGGGCTGGTCGCCAACCACCTGCCCTTTCTGCTCGACCGCTCGCGCGGCCCGTTCGGCACACTGCTCGGCCACGTGTCGCGCGCGAACCCGGTGTGGCGCCAGCTCGATGCGCCGGCCCCCTCGGTCGTGATGTTCCAGGGGCCGCAGGCCTACATCACGCCTGGCTGGTACCCCGGCAAGGCCGAGCACGGCCAGGTGGTGCCGACCTGGAACTACGCCGTCGCGCATGCGCACGGCATCGCACGCGCCATCGACGACGAGGCCTGGCTGCTCGACCTGCTCGCGCGCCTCACCGCGGCGAACGAGGCCGGCCAGCCCGTGCCCTGGCAGACCACGGACGCGCCCGAGACCTTCATCCGCAAGCTGGCGCACGCCGTGGTGGGCATCGAGATCCCCATCGACCGCCTCGAAGGCAAGCTCAAGGCCAGCCAGGACGAGGCCCTGCAGGACCGTCAAGGCACCGTGCAGGGGCTGGCCGCCGTGGGCAGCGAGAACGCCTCGGCCATGGCGCGGCTGGTGCAGCAGGCGATGCAGTCCGGCAGCGCCGGCGACTGAACCGCCCGCGCCCCTACGCGTTCCACGACGGAAACGGATCGGGCAGGTTCTGCCACCACGAAGCACCGAAGCGCATTTCGTTCGGCGTGAGCAGGCAGGCGTCGAGCCGCGCGCGCAGTGCCGTTTCGTCCATGCCGATGCCGATCAGCACCAGCTCCTGACGCGCGTCGCCGGTGGCATCGTCCCAGTTCTTGCGGATCAGCTCGAGCCCATCGGGGTCGGTCGGCCAGTGTTCGCGCGGCACGGCCGCCCACCACAGGCCCGCCGCGCCGTAGCGGCAGGCACCGCCGGCCTGCGACCACGTGCCGGCGCGGGTCGGGCGGCTCGCGAGCCAGAAGAAGCCCTTGGAGCGCACCACGCCCTCCCACTCGCTCTGCACCAGGTCCCAGAAACGCTTCGGATGGAACGGCAGGCGCGACCGGTACACAAAGCTGCGAATGCCGTAGGCCTCGCTCTCGGGCACATGCTCGCCGCGCAGTTCGGCCAGCCAGCCGGGCGCCTGCTCGGCCTGATCGAAATCGAACAGGCCCGTGTCGAGCACGCGGTCGAGCGCGACGCGGCCGAACTCCGACTCCTCGATGCGCGCACGCGGGTTGAGGCTGCGCAAGATCGCCATCAGCCGCTCTCGCTCTTCCGCCGTCACGAGGTCGGTCTTGTTGACCACGAGCACGTCGCAGAACTCGATCTGCTCGATCAGCAGGTCGACCACCGTGCGCGTGTCTTCGTCGCCCAGCGACTGGCCGCGCTGGCCCAGGCTTTCGGCCGAGCCGTAGTCGCGCAGGAAGTTGAAGGCATCGACCACCGTGACCATGGTGTCCAGCCGCGCCACGTCGGCCAGGCTCTGGCCGTCTTCGCCCGCGAAGGTGAAGGTTTCGGCCACGGGCAGCGGCTCGGAGATGCCGGTCGACTCGATCACGAGCTGGTCGAAGCGCCCTTCCTTGGCGAGCCGCTTCACCTCGATCAGCAGGTCTTCGCGCAGCGTGCAGCAGATGCAACCGTTGCTCATCTCGATGAGCTTCTCGTCGGTGCGCGACAGGGCGGCGCCGCCCTCGCGCACCAGCGCGGCGTCGATGTTGACCTCGCTCATGTCGTTGACGATCACCGCCACGCGGCGGCCCTCGCGGTTGTGCAGGATGTGGTTGAGCAGCGTGGTCTTGCCGGCGCCCAGGAAGCCGGACAGCACGGTAACGGGAAGGCGATCGGCCATGAGAGACTCGTTCTTCAAATGCAATGGAGTTGCATTATATGGATTGTCGCAACTGGGTTGCATTTATATCGCCTCGCACAGGCTGATCGCACGCTCGCCTTACCATCCGACGCATGACCGACTTTTCTGCCTTCGTCGCCCCGCCGCCCTCCGACGCACCGCACGCTGCCGTCGTCGAGGCCGCATCGACCTGCCTCGACCGCTTCACGGCCGCCTTCAACGCCTCGGACACGCGCGGCATGGACGCCGAGCTGCACTTTCCGCACACCATGCTCTCGGGCGCACGGCGGCTCGACTGGCCCGCGCCCGGCCAGCACCCGGCCGATTTCTTCGAGACGCTCAAGGCCGGCGGCTGGGCCTCCACGCAGTACGAGAAGAAGGAGCCGGTGCTCGTGAGCCACGACAAGGTGCACTTCGTCGTGCACTACACGCGGCGTGATGCGGCCGGCGCGGTGCTCAGCACGCATGCCAACCTCTGGATCGTCGTGCAGGCCGAGGGGCGCTGGGGCATCGCCCTGCGTTCGTACTGATCTCAAAAAACCAGGACTGTCACCCATGTCCCTTTCCGCACTGCAACTCGTCTGGCCGTCGCCCGAGCATCTTCCCGGCTACATCGCCGCGCTGGAGCGCGGCTGGTCGCCCAACAACCTGCGGGCCGAAGCCGGCCGCGAAGAGCTGGCGCTGATCCGCACCGACCCCGATGGCTTTCTCGCCGGCCAGGTTGATCGCGAAGCCAAGGGCCCGCCCATCGCGCTGCCCACCGGCGGCACCGTGCCGCGGCTGCCGGGCTACCGGCGCTGGCTGTGGGACGGCGAGTTCTGCGGCAGCATCCAGCTGCGCTGGCAGCCGGGCACCAACGCCCTGCCCTCTTACTGCCTCGGCCACATCGGCTACGGCGTGGTGCCGTGGAAAAGCGGTCGGGGCTACGCCACCGCCGCGCTGCGTGCGCTGCTGCCCGATGCACGCGCCATCGGCCTGGACCATGTCGAGATCACGACCAGCCCCGACAACCTCGCCTCGCAGCGCGTGATCCGCGCCAACGGCGGCGTGCTGGTCGAAGAGTTCATCACCGAGCCCGGGCTCGGCGGTGCGCCCGAGTTGCGCTTTCGCATCGACGTGCGCGCACTGTCGTAGCTCGGCCTACATCTCGAACGGCTCGACCTGCCGCCCGTCGACGTCGGTGAAGCCGTAGGCACGCGCGAGGTCGCCCACGCGCAGCACCTGGCCGGTCTTGTCGAGCACCTGCGCATCGCCCGCCAGTGCGGCCACGGCGCGGCCCAGGTAGCGCGGCGACTCGGTGCGTGCCAGCGCGGGGCGTTCCTGCCAGTGCGCCTCGTCGGTCTTGTGGCCCGCGAGCACGAACTCGGTGCGCATCCAGCCCGGCGATACGGCCACCGAGGCCACGCCGTGCGGCTGCAGTTCCTGCGCGATGCCGAAGGCCAGCCGCGTCATCGACGCCTTGGCGAGGTCGTAGAACAGGTTGCCGCGCAGGTAGTGGCCGCGGTCCCAGAAGGTGGTGGTGACGATCAGGCCCTGCTTGTGCGCCACCATGAACGGCGCGGCGCAGCGGCTGGCCACGAGGTGGTTGCGCACGCCGCGGTCGAACATCGAATCCCAGTGGGACAGCGGGTGCTCCCAGAACGGCGCCTCGAAGACACCCGTGAAGGTTTCGTGGCCGCCCCAGGCGTTGTTCACGAGCAGGTCGAGCCGGCCTTGCTCGCGTTCGACGCGCGCGAACAGCGCCGCCACCTCGTCTTCCTTCGTGTGGTCGCAGGCCACGGCAATGCCGCGCCCGCCGAGCCGCGTGACCTCGTCGGCGGTGTCGTCGATGGTGCCGGGCAAGGCAGCCAGCTCGGACAGCGCGAGCAGCTGCCCGTAGCTGTCGGCCGGCCGCGCGCGGGTGCTGCGCCCGGTCACGTACACGGTGGCGCCGGCCGCGCCCAGTTCCTGCGCGATGCCACGGCCCGCGCCGCGGCTGGCGCCGGTCACCACGGCCACGCGGCCCGCCAGCGGACGGTGAGCGGCGTCAGGGGTGGAGGGGGCTGCTGTCATTTTTTCGTTGCTCCTTCGTTCGGTGAGAGTCCCTTGGCAGGACAAGCCGCCACGATAGGCCGGCCTCAGCCCGCCGTCTTGGAAGAAACCGAAACCCTGCGCCCGAGGAACTCGGTGGGCGTCACGCCGCACAGGGCGCGGAACTCGTTGACGAGGTGCGACTGGTCGTAGAACCCGTGGTCCAGCGCCATGTCGGCCCAGGCCGGCGCGCTGTGCAAGCGCAGCGCGCGCAGGCAGGCATGCAGCCGCGCGAGCCGGCCCCAGGCGCGCGGCGACAGCCCGACGTGCGCATGAAAGAGCTGCTGCAGCCGGCGCTCGCCCACGCCGACCGCCTGCGCCACCTCGCGCAGCGCCTGGCGCCCGTCGGCGGCGGCGATGAGCCGCGCGGCATGCACCGCAGCGGCCGGTGGCGCGCTGTCGCCGGCTTTCTGCAACCGCTTCATCAGCGCCTGCTGCAGCAGGTCGGCGCGTGCGACATCGCCGCGCGCTTCGGCCATGCGCGCGAGCAGCGTCGTGCCCTCCCCGCCCCAGAGTTCGTCGAGGTGCACCGCGCGGCCCGCGATCTCGCCGGCCGGCACGCCGAGCAGCGCGGCCGCCGCACCGGGGCGCAGCGCCACCGACAGGCCCTCCACCGTATCGCGCATCCGCACCACGGCCGGCGCGGCAAACGCGCCGATGGCTTCGACCGCCTGCCCGGGCGCGTCGTCGGCCGAAGGCGCGTCACCGAAGTTGAAGACCAGCCGGATCGCGCCGTCGGGCAGCACGCGCTCGCGCATCTCGTGGCCGGGCGCGAAGGTCTCGCGGTACATCAGCAGGTGCGAGACATGCGACTGCAGGGCCGGCGCAATCGGCAACACGTGCAGCGTGCCGTCGGGCACGCCCGATTCCGGCCCGTGCAGCGGGTCGTCGTGGAGCCGGAGGAAAAGACGTTCGCCCATGGCGGTCGATTGTGAGGAAAAACCCGCCGCCGCGCGACCCGGCCCGATGGTTCGACAATCGGCTGGCTCCCCCTGTTCATCTTTCGTTCGCATGCCCGATTCCGCCCTCCCTGTGCTCTATTCGTTCCGCCGCTGTCCCTACGCGATGCGAGCCCGGCTCGCACTGGTGGCGAGCGAGCAGCGCTGCGTGCTGCGCGAGATCGAGCTGAAGCGCAAACCCGCCGAGATGCTCGCGGCCTCGCCCAAGGGCACTGTCCCCGTGCTGGTGCTCGACGGCGGCGCGGCGGTGCTGGAGCAGAGCCTGGACGTGATGCTGTGGGCGCTGCGCCGCCACGATCCGCTGCGCTGGCTGGCCCCGGAGCGCGGCACGCTCGATGACCTGCTCGTGCTGATCGCCGCCTGCGACAACGACTTCAAGCCGCTGCTCGACCGCTACAAATATCCGGCGCGCTACCCCGCATCGGAAGGCTCGGCACGCGACGACGGCGCGCGCTTCCTGCAAGGGCTTGAAGACCGGCTCGCGATGTCAGCGCAGCTGGCCGGCGCGCACGCCACGCTGGCCGATGCGGCGCTGATGCCCTTCGTGCGCCAGTTCGCGATGGTCGACCAAGTCTGGTTCGACCCGCAGCCTTGGCCGCGCCTGCAGGCCTGGCTCACGGGCTGGACCGCGTCGGAGCTGTTCACGCGCGTCATGACCAAGTACGTGCCCTGGCAGCCGGGTGAGCCAGCGGCGGACTTTCCGCCCGCCTGATCAGTACACGTCGCGGCGGTAGCGCCCTTCGGCGATGAGTGCGTCCATGCCGCTCTCGCCCAGCACCTCGGTGAGCGCCGCGTCCACGCCCGGCGCCATGCCTTCCAGGCTGCCGCACACGAAGACGATCGCGCCCTCTTCCTCCACCCACTGCTTCAGCGCTTCGGCGGCGTCGCGCAGGCAGTCCTGCACGTACACGCGCTGCGCCTGGTCGCGCGAGTAGACGAAGTCGGCGCGCGCCACGAGGCCGCCGGCTTGCCATGCCGCGACTTCCTCCGCACCGAAGCCGTCGTGCGCCGCCTGCCGTTCGCCGAACACCAGCCAGTTGCGGCCATGCCCGCGGCGAGCACGCTCGCGCAGCAGCGCGCGCAGGCCCGCAAAGCCTGAGCCGTTGCCGATGAAGACGCAGGGCCGCGCATCGTCGGGCAGCGCGAAGCCCGGGTTGGCGACGAGGCGCAGCGCGAGTTCCGCGCCCATCGGCGCGCCGACCGTGAGCCAGCCCGAGGCCACGCCCAGGCCGTTGTCGTGCCGCGCCTGCCGCACCAGCAACTGGACGGCGCCGTCGGACGGAATCGACGCGACCGAGTAGCTGCGCGGCGCGGGCGCCGAGGCGCCGTCGTCGTGCATCTGGCGCGGCACGATCTCGACCAATGCGCCGGGCGCCCAGTTCACCGTGTCGCTGCCATCGGCGCGCCGCAGTTCGATCTCGAACAGCGGGTCGCCCTGGCTGCCCGCGTTGAGCAGGCGGCGGCCGTCGAGCCGCCAGGCGTCGAAGGCCGGTGCGGGTGCTGCGTCGGATGCAGGCCACGCCGCATCGCGCACGCCGAAGGTCTCGCGCAGCGCGTCGTGCCAACGCGCGAGCGCCACCGGGTCTTCGCCGTCCACTTCGATCATCGGGAACATCGGCTGCGCGCCCTGGTTGTGCAGGTCGTGATCGAGCTTGCGGCCGAAGCCGCAGAAGGTCGCGTAGTGGCTGTCGCCGAGCGCGAGCAAGCCGTAGCGCAGGTGGCGCAGACCCGGACCGCTCTGCCGCGCGAACGCACGGGCAAAGGCGCGCGCGCTGTCGGGCGGATCGCCCTCGCCGAAGCTGCTCGCGACCCACAGCACCTGCCGGAAATGCAACAGCGCATCGGCACTCAGTGCGGACACAGGCCGCACCACCGCCGCGACACCGGCGGCCTGCAGCGCACCGGCCGTCTGCAGCGCGAGGCGCTCGGCATGGCCGGTCTGGCTCGCGAAGGCGACCAGCACCTGCCCCGCATCACCCGAGGTGGCGGGCACGGCAACCGCATCGAGCCGCGCACGTTCGGCGCGCACGGCCTTCGCGGTGCGGCGGCGGCCGAGATACATCATCCAGCCGCTGATTGCGAAGAGCGCGAGCCCCAGACTGGTGAACATCATCACGATGCGCCCCGGCAGGCCCCAGTAGGTGCCCATGTGCAGCGGGTAGATGCTGTTCACGAGACGGCCGGCGAGCGGTTTGTCGGCGTAGCGTTCGTGGCGCAGCGTCTCGCCGGTCGCGGCGTGCAGGTACAGGCGGTTGCGTGCGCGCTCGTGCTCGGGGTGCGTGCGCAGGTAGTTGGCCTCGACCTGCGCCCCGTTGCGCGCCGGCAGCCGCAGCGTGACCAGGGCCCAGTCGCCGCCCGTGGTGTCGACGAACGCTTGCCAGACGCGCGCCAGGTCGAGCGTCACCGGGGGGGCATCGGCCGGTGCACGCTCCGCGCGCACCACGCGGCCCTCGCCCGCCGCGCCGTCGACCACCTTGCGCAGCCCGTCGAAGGCCCAGTACATGCCGGTGGTGGTCGACACCACGTACGCCAGCAGCGCGACGGTGCCGACCACGGCATGCAGGTTCCACAGGAAGGCACGGCCGCGCAGCGCGAAGTCGATGCGCAGCCACTGGCGCCACGCGAAGGGGCGGCGCGGCCAACGCAGGTACAGGCCCGACAACGCAAGCAGCAGCAACAGGCCGGCCAGCGAGCCGGTGATGGGCTTGCCGTCGTCGCGCGGCAGCAGCAGCCAGCGGTGCAACTCCTCGACGAACTCGAAGAAATGCTCGCCCACGGGCTCGGGCAGCAGCGCGCCGGTGGCGGGATCGGCGAAGCGCGTCTCGCCGCGCCGCTCGCCGGTCGGCGGCGCGAAGCCAATGCGCGCGGCGCGCCCGGGCTCGGTCGACACGGCCACGGTCGCGATGCGCCGCCCGGGCATCTCGGCCTGCACGCGCGCGACGAGCGCAGGCGGTGCCAATGCGGGTGCGGCCGAGGCCGCCGGGGTCGGGTTCAGCAGGTCGGTGATCTCGGCGCGGAACGACAGCGTCGCGCCGCTCAGGCCGATGACGACCAGCACGCTGCCCGCCGTGATGCCGATGAACCAATGGATCTGGAACCAGACGCGACGCAGCAAGGCCATGAAAAACAGACAGCAGAAAGAAGGGGAAGCGAAAAACAGGAAGCCCCGCCGCGGCAGGGGCCTCACCCAAGGATTCAAAGATCGATCTTGACCAGGGCCTTGATCGTACGCGGCGTGCCCACCGCCAGCCGCGTGCCGGCCGCCGACCAGTAGCGCTTGTCGCCCACGTTGTCGATGTTCAGCTGAAAGGTGGTGCGCTTGCCCATGAGCTGCGCCACGTAGCGCGCGCCGAGGCCGAAGACCGTCGCACCGCCGATGAAGCCCTGGTTCAGGTCGTCGATGGGGCGGCGTCCCGTGAAGTACGCACCGCCGTTGACCGACAGCCCCGGCACCGCCGCGATGTCGTACGAGAGAAAGGCGCTCGCCGTGGTGCGCGCCGTGTTCTCGGGCCGCTTGCCGTCGTACTGCGCGTTGATGCGGCGGAATTCGGCGTCGAGCCACTGGCCCGAGAGCTGCCACGCCAGCGTGGGCGTGAGCCGCCCCTGCGCCGACACCTCGAAGCCGCGGTAGCGCTGGCGCCCGCTGGCCACGAAGGTGTTGGCGCTGTCGGTGTAGGCGCCGGGCCGCTCGATATCGAACAGCGCGCCCGAGAGCAGCGTGCCGCTGCCGGTCAGCCAGCGCAGGCCGACTTCCTTCTGCCGGCTCACGCCCGGCGGCATGCGCGTGTTCTGGTTGGCCGTGCCCGCCGGCGCGACTTCGCCCTCTTCCACACCCTGCGAGTACGACACGTAGGCCATGAGGTCGGGCGTGAACTTGTAGCTCAGCGCCGCCAGCGGCGTGGTCTTGCGCACGCTGTAGTCGAGAGCAGGCAGCGTGGCGCTCGCGCCCTGCCAGCTCTGGTAGCGCGTGTGGCGCAGGCCGGCCACCAGCTGCCACTGCGGCGAGAAGGTGATGCGGTCGAGCGCATACAGGCCCAGCTCTTCGCTGTCTTGCGCGCCCGAAGTGGGCCGCGAGGGCATCGCGCTCAATGCCAGCGCGCCGATGGGCACGGGGTTGTAGAGATTCTGCAGCGTGGTCGCGCCGCCGTAGTTGCGCTGGAAGACGGGCGCCTGCGTCTTGTCGCTGCGCGCCGCGCCGAGCGTCAGCTCGTGCTGCAGCGCGCCGGTGGCGAAGGTGCCGAACAGCTCGGTGCGCAGCAGGTCGGAACGCTGTTCCAGGTACTGCACGTTGCCCGTGAGACGGCCAATGCCGGTGCGCACGTTGTAGTTGCCGAACTGCGCCAGGCGCCGGTCGCGCTCGGCCTCGGAATGGCCGGCTTCCACGCTGAGCGCCCACTGGTCGCTCAAGGCGTAGTCGGCACGCAGCTGGGTGTTGGTGACCTCGGCCTCGAACTCGGCCCAAGGCGGCGCCAGCAGCTTGTGCGGATCGGGCAGCGCCGGCAGCGCGATGACGCCGTTCACGGCCGCGAGCCGTGCGATGCCGGCCTGCTCGGTGATGCGCTTGCGGTAGTGCTCGATGTCGGCCTTGAGCGTGAGCCGCCGGTTCACACGCCAGTCGAGTGCGGCCGAGACGAAGGTGCGGTTGCCGTCGACACCATCGATCGTCGAGCCCAGCTGGCCGCCGGCCGCGTTCAGGCGCAGGCCGAACTGGTCGTTCTCGCCGAACTGGCGGCCGATGTCGACCTGCCCCTGCAGCCCGCCCTGGTTGTCGACGCTCATCCCGAGCGAGGTGACGGGCGTGCGCCCCGCGCGCTTGGTGACGAAGTTGATGACCCCCGCCGGCGTGGTGAAGCCGTAGTACAGCGCCGACGCGCCCTTGAGCACCTCGACGCGCTCCTTGTTCTCCATCGGAATCTCGGACACGTTGGGAATCGCGAGCGCGCCGTTGAGCCGGTAGTTGGTGCGGTTCTCCACGGCGATGCCGCGGATGACGAGCTGGTCGAAGGTGTCACCGCCGTTCTGCTGGCGCGTCACGCCGGCCGTGTTGCGCAGCACGTCGTACACGCCGGTGGCGCCCTGCAGCTCGATCACCTCGCGCGTCACGGTGTTGACCGTGGCCGGCACGTCCATGACCGACGCGCCCCGGAACGTTCCCGCCTCGACCGTCTCGGCCAGGAAGCCGTTGGCGCGCGAGGCTTCGACGTTGACGGTGCTCAACTCACTCGCTTCGGCAGCGGACGCAGGCACGGATTGCGCCTGTGCAGCCTGCACGGCGGCGAGCGCGAGGCTCACACAAACTCTCTTCATTCAAAACCCTTGGATGTTCTGGCGGCGCACCTCCCGGCGGCCTGATGGCACTTCCGGTGTGCGGAAGCGGGAGGGGATTATGAATGAGAGAAATTCTCATTTGATGGCCATCGCGAGCCCTCGCCGATAGGATCAGGCGTCAGAGCGTTCCATTCGAAACGCCATCACGGAGGAAATTCATGACTGCCCCTCAGAAATCGACCGGACGGGAACCGGCGCATCCCATCGTCCACTGCGTCGAGAGCGAGGCCCTGCCATGAAGACGGCGAAACGCCTTGCGCTCGGCGTGCTCGCCTGGGTCACCGTGGTCCCGCTGGTGGAACTTCTCTTCCTGTGGCTGGGCACCTCGGTCTTTGCTTCCCCCGAAGCCTCACGCGTCATCCTGTATGTGATCGGGGCATTCAACATCGGCATGGCCGCGCTGCTCTACTGGTATTGCGTACCCAGCGTGCCGCACTGGGGCCGACGCACGGCCTACTTCGTCGGCTTCGTGGCGCTGCTGATGGTCGCCAGCGCCGTCGTTGTCTTCGGCGTTCAACTGCTGGTCGCGATGCTGTTGATGTTCTGGCGTTGAGCAAAGGCCCGGCGCGCCGTTACCCCTTCACCGCCGCAGCCGAAGCCCGCTGAATGCACTCGATGAAGTGCTGCGCCGCCGGCGTCGACGGCTGCCCGCGCCGGCGCACCACGCACACGTTCAGTATCGGCATCGTCTCGCGCACGTCGACGCGCCGGATGCCGTGGCGCTTGAAGCTGAGCCCGGCGAGCGGCTCGACGAAGAGGCCGATCAGATCCATGTGGCCCACCAGCGCAAGCGCCACGGTGACCGAGTGGCCCTGCAGCACGCGCGTGGGCGGCGACAACCCGAGCGGCGTGAACAGCGGCGCCACGGCGTTGGTGCCGCCATGGTCGTCGCCCGGCAGGACCCATTCGGCGGCATAGAGATCGTGCAGCGAGCGCGCATTGCGCAGCGGATGGCGCTCGCGCAGGCCGACCACCAGTTGCACCGGGAACAGCTCCAGCGCCTCGAACTGCGGATCGAGCGTGCCGGGTACGACGTGGGCCACCGCGAAGTCGAGGTACCCGTCGCGCAGCCGCGCGAGCATCCACGGCAGCACGGCCTCGTTGAACTGCACGTCGACCGCCGGCAGGCGCGTGTGGAAGTCCTTGAAGGCGGCGGGCAGCACGGTGAGCGCGAACGAGGCGCTCACGGCCAGCGAGACCGAGCCGGTGGCGCCGTCGCGAATCTGCGCAATCTCGTCGCGGGCGCGT
Encoded here:
- a CDS encoding TonB-dependent siderophore receptor, with protein sequence MKRVCVSLALAAVQAAQAQSVPASAAEASELSTVNVEASRANGFLAETVEAGTFRGASVMDVPATVNTVTREVIELQGATGVYDVLRNTAGVTRQQNGGDTFDQLVIRGIAVENRTNYRLNGALAIPNVSEIPMENKERVEVLKGASALYYGFTTPAGVINFVTKRAGRTPVTSLGMSVDNQGGLQGQVDIGRQFGENDQFGLRLNAAGGQLGSTIDGVDGNRTFVSAALDWRVNRRLTLKADIEHYRKRITEQAGIARLAAVNGVIALPALPDPHKLLAPPWAEFEAEVTNTQLRADYALSDQWALSVEAGHSEAERDRRLAQFGNYNVRTGIGRLTGNVQYLEQRSDLLRTELFGTFATGALQHELTLGAARSDKTQAPVFQRNYGGATTLQNLYNPVPIGALALSAMPSRPTSGAQDSEELGLYALDRITFSPQWQLVAGLRHTRYQSWQGASATLPALDYSVRKTTPLAALSYKFTPDLMAYVSYSQGVEEGEVAPAGTANQNTRMPPGVSRQKEVGLRWLTGSGTLLSGALFDIERPGAYTDSANTFVASGRQRYRGFEVSAQGRLTPTLAWQLSGQWLDAEFRRINAQYDGKRPENTARTTASAFLSYDIAAVPGLSVNGGAYFTGRRPIDDLNQGFIGGATVFGLGARYVAQLMGKRTTFQLNIDNVGDKRYWSAAGTRLAVGTPRTIKALVKIDL
- a CDS encoding LysR family transcriptional regulator translates to MKPNQLHAFVAVVEQMSIRAAARVLGISQPAVTKIVRELEREVGAPLVERSVKGVRLTQFGLAFAPRARLLLADMERARDEIAQIRDGATGSVSLAVSASFALTVLPAAFKDFHTRLPAVDVQFNEAVLPWMLARLRDGYLDFAVAHVVPGTLDPQFEALELFPVQLVVGLRERHPLRNARSLHDLYAAEWVLPGDDHGGTNAVAPLFTPLGLSPPTRVLQGHSVTVALALVGHMDLIGLFVEPLAGLSFKRHGIRRVDVRETMPILNVCVVRRRGQPSTPAAQHFIECIQRASAAAVKG